A stretch of DNA from Desulfurella amilsii:
TTGCCCTTCCACAACGACTCTGTAACAGTAAGGCCAAAACCTTCTTTTGTGGATTTTTGTATAACAATATCAGCCGCCCTTTGAAGCGCATTTATTGTAACATTAGCATCTGATGGAAGCGACAAAACATGAATATCATTATCAGAATTTGCAGCAGTAAGCGTCTCTTCTAATACAATGCTACCTTCTGGATCATCATCTGCTGAACCCCCTGCCAAAACTAGCTGAATTGATGGGATTGACTTTTTTACCAATTTATAAGCACTAATAACACCTATTGGGTCTTTAAACCTATCAAAGCGTGAAACTTGCAATAAAATCGGCCTTGTGGGGTCTAAGTTAAACTCAGTGTAGGCTTTTTCTACTTCTTCTTTGTTTAACTCTTTGTTTTTATCGCTTAATGGGTTAATACTTGGTGCTATTATATACTGTGGATGAGGCAAATTTCTTGCAAAATCAACTAACGAAAAAATACTTGCATCATACTGGGCAATAAATTGCTTTAAAAATTTCCATACCTGTCTGCTTGGTCTTGAAATGTCAATATGACATCTCCAAACCCATTTGCCTTTACGATTTGGAAAAAACTTTATCAAGGCAGCTGGTTGTGGGTCGTGAATAAACACAAAATCCGCTTCGTTAAGCAAATTAAATAATCTTTGCGCATTTTCTTCGTTTGTTTGCTCATAAATTTTTAGTAATGTATCTGGTACAATCTGATTTTTCATACCTTGCAACATGTTGTGAAACATTTTTGTGCATTTATAAAACTCCGCTTGACCAACTACAATCTCCCATGTAGCATCCAAACCTAACTCATGTTTAAGTGGTATAATATTCGTCAATAATTCTGCAACTCCACCGCCTATCTTTGTTGAGTTTATATGAACAATTTTTTTATCTTTTAGAAAATTAGCTAATCGAACTAAATGATCAATTTCGCTAAAACCTACTATTGATTCCAATTCTGCAAGCATTTAAAACCTCATTTAAAATATGTTCTAAAAATATTTGATACTTTTTCTTTTAGTTTTGATAGTGGCAAGAAAAATGGGTCAATATTTACTATCATATCAATAAGCTCATCATATCCTTCAAATAAAGCGATCCAATTTGAAAAATCATCCCTATGGTTTTGTGTGCGCCTCCTTGCGTCAACAAAATGAAAATACAAAGAACCATAAGATAGATCATCAATAAAATTTGCAAATTCTTTTGGTTCATTTATTATCTTAGATGTATCAAAAACAACCATACTTAGTTTTAAAAAATAAAAAGGTTCTTGTGCATTCGTATAGAGCAATACTGTATTTTGTTCCAAAGAAGACTGTATAATATCAAGCATTTCTTGACGCAATTCATCTAGACTTGGGTAATCTTGGGGTTCAAGTACAGAAAGCCTCTCGGCTAAAGACTTATCATGAATTTGCTCTGAAATCCACTGAGCAAAATCATTATTGAATTCGGGTGTGCTAAATGAGGTACGCAACAATTTTCCCCAAAAATGATAATATATAGAATCTTGATCAACGCTAAGCAGTTGTGTAAATAACTCTTTTGTATTCAGTGCGTGTTTGCCTATGGCAATTGATACAACCGAACAATCTTTTATTTCAAACGCTGAAATATTATTTTCAGGCATAATTTCCTCCAAAACATGCCCTTTATTATATACCAAATAAACAAATAATCAACTATCACAATTTTAGTTGCAAAAAAATAAACTACATTGTATAAATAAAACAAGGAGGCAA
This window harbors:
- a CDS encoding glycosyltransferase, whose product is MLAELESIVGFSEIDHLVRLANFLKDKKIVHINSTKIGGGVAELLTNIIPLKHELGLDATWEIVVGQAEFYKCTKMFHNMLQGMKNQIVPDTLLKIYEQTNEENAQRLFNLLNEADFVFIHDPQPAALIKFFPNRKGKWVWRCHIDISRPSRQVWKFLKQFIAQYDASIFSLVDFARNLPHPQYIIAPSINPLSDKNKELNKEEVEKAYTEFNLDPTRPILLQVSRFDRFKDPIGVISAYKLVKKSIPSIQLVLAGGSADDDPEGSIVLEETLTAANSDNDIHVLSLPSDANVTINALQRAADIVIQKSTKEGFGLTVTESLWKGKPVIGGNTGGIRLQVINNYNGFLVNTPEGAALRIKQLLSDQDLFKRLKRKGKEFVKDNFLITRHVREYLTLLVILQQPSANVIW
- a CDS encoding DUF5752 family protein encodes the protein MPENNISAFEIKDCSVVSIAIGKHALNTKELFTQLLSVDQDSIYYHFWGKLLRTSFSTPEFNNDFAQWISEQIHDKSLAERLSVLEPQDYPSLDELRQEMLDIIQSSLEQNTVLLYTNAQEPFYFLKLSMVVFDTSKIINEPKEFANFIDDLSYGSLYFHFVDARRRTQNHRDDFSNWIALFEGYDELIDMIVNIDPFFLPLSKLKEKVSNIFRTYFK